Part of the Halopenitus persicus genome is shown below.
TGCGAATCGACGTCGCCGCGGATCCCCGCGGTTCCGAACAGGTCCATACCGGGGTTTCACGGCGCCACTTATAAGACTCCGCTGGTCGTCGCTCCGACGATGACCGAGCGAAGCGACGACGACCGCGTTCGCGCGCACGTCCACGTCTCCGGCCACGTGCAGGGCGTCTACTACCGCGCGACCACCAGGGATACCGCACGCGAGCACGGGGTCGACGGGTGGGTGAAGAACCTGCCTGACGGGCGCGTCGAAGCCGTCTTCGAAGGACCCCGATCGGCCGTCGAGTCGATGATCGAGTGGTGTCACGAGGGCAGCCCGCGCGCGACCGTCGAGGACGTCGCCGTCACGTACGAGGATCCGGCCGGGATCGAGGGGTTCGAGATCCGACGGTAGTCGCCGATCCGCGACCGACGGCCGGCGTGAGTCGGTTCCGCTGATGGTAGCCGTCCCGCTACGATTACTCCCAGAACGACTGCGTCCGAGCGTACTCGCGCTCCTGTTTCAGGATGTCGCGGTAGAACTCGTCCTCGTCCTCGCGGAGCTTCGAGATGATCCGGGCGGCGTTGTGCGGTCCGACGCCGCGGGCGGCCATCGCGATTACGGCTCGCTTGCCGTGGCTCTGTACCAGGCTCGCGGACCGGTAGGCGCGCTCGGTGAGTCGCTCCTGCTCGTCGTCCTTCTCGTCCGCCCGGACCGCGGCGACGGTTTCTTCATCCCACGGGTTGAGTGCGGCGACGCGGGTCGACCCGCACTCGGGACAGCTCGGCTGGTCCCGGATCCGCCTGACCGGCGTCCGTCGGGTCCAGTTCCGGCAGTGGAGACAACACAGGAGCATTCGGTCGTCCCGAATGCGCTCGCGGACCGTCTCGATGACGTCGGCGTCGGCGTTCTCGGGCACGAGGAACTCCCGCCCGGAGGACTCCCCGGCCGAGCCGATCGGGGTCCGTTCCCGCGCCGCGACGAGTTCGATCTCGCCGTCCCGAATCCGGTCGAGGGTGGTCGCGGCCCCCTCGACGTCGAGGTCCTGGTGGAACACCTCGCGGACCGCCTCCTCGTAGACGGGCGTCCCCTCGAGAGCTGCCAAGAGACGACCGCCGCCGAACCGGCCGGAGCCCTCCTGATATCGCTTGACGGTGCCGAACTTCGCCGCGACCTGCGCGAGGGTGAACGCCAGCGTGTCGGCGTTCTTCAGCGCGAGCTCGAGGTACGACGCCAGGTGGTCCGGGTCGGTCTCCTCGAGGATCTCGATCACCGTTCCGGGATCGATCGACGAGGGAACCTCCAGCTCGATCCGGTAGGGGTCGACGTCCATCCCGACCGAGGAGCCGGTCCGCTGGCCGATCAGCGCCGAGAGGAGCCGCGCGAGCGTCTCGTTTATCCGGTGGCCGAACGCCGCGTTGACGACGACCGAGCGACCGAGCCCCTCGACGACGATCCGGTCGTCCGTCGGGACCGGATCGTCGGCCTCGACGTGGTCGACGATCGGCTCGAGTGCGTCCAGGATCGTCGACTCGCCGGCCGGGTACCGTTCCGACAAGCCCCGTGCCACGGCCGCCGGGGGCGCGCCGTTCGCGAGCCGGTTCGCGGCCTCGGCGCGGATCCGGCCGACCTCGGCCGCCACCGGCTTCGGGACGGGGATCTCGGAGCCGACCCAGGCGGGAACCTCCCCGCCGGGATCCTCGATCGGCGAGACGTTGACGCGCTCCTCCTCCTCGTCGACGTCGGTGATCCGCCACATCTCGCCGCGCTGGATGAACGTCTCCCCTGGCCCGGCGAAATCCAGCACGAACCGCTCGTCGAGGGTTCCGATCTGCCGCCGCGAGGAGAGGTCGTACACCTCGAAGGTCGCCTCGTCGGGGATCATCGAGAGGTTCGCGTAGAAGTACTGCCAGGAGCCGCCGGACTTCTCGATCGCGTCCGTCTCCTCCTCGAGCCAGAGGACGCGGTTCCCGTCGAGCTCGCGGACCACCGCCCGGAACGTCGCCTCGTCCAGCTCCCGAAACGGATACGCGCTCGTGACGATCCGGTAGGCCCGCCGGGCGTGGACCTCGCCGAGGTCCATCACGATCCCGACGACCTGGTTGGCGACCGTGTCGAGGCTCCCGTACTGGATGTTCGCGGGTTCGACCGCGCCGACGGAGCCGCGGCGGGCGATCGCCAGCGCCTCGAGGGCGTCGTCGGCGTCGCTCGTCACGACCGTGCCCCGCGAGACCCGGTCGCTCCGGTGGCCGGCGCGGCCGACGCGCTGGAGCAGCCGGGCCACCTCGCGGGGACTCCCGTACTGGACCACGTGGTCGACGCGCCCGACGTCGATCCCCAGCTCCATCGAGGAGGTGCAGATCAGCGCGTCGATGTCGCCCGCCTTGAACCGGTCCTCGACGTCGACCCGGACGTCGCTCGAGAGCGATCCGTGGTGGACCTCGACCGAGACGTCGGTCGCCGATCCGCCGTCGGTCCCGGTTCCGTTTCCATCGCCGTCCGACGCTGACAGCGCCTTGAATCGAGACCCGAGCGCCTCCGCCGTCTGTCGAGTGTTGACGAAGACCAACGTGGACCGGTTCGCCGCCACGACGTCACGGATCGCTCGAACGTGGCTCGCGATCTCCTCGGTCGTCGCCAACGCGCCGGCGAGGCGCTCGTCCTCCGCGGTGATCTCCGGGCTGACGACCTCGAAGTCGACGCGCGTCCCGGCCTCGACCTCGACGACCGCGAACTCCCGGTCGCCGGTCCGGTTCGGATCACGGGTCCCGCAGCCGACGAGGAACCGGCCCACCTCCTCGGGAGATCCGACCGTCGCCGAGAGGCCGATCCGCTGTACCGGTCCCGCGAGCGCCCGGAGGCGCTCGAGCCCGATGGTGAGCTGGGCGCCGCGCTTGGCCGAGGCGAGCTCGTGGACCTCGTCGACGACCACGTGCCCCACGTCCGCGAGCGCCTGGCGCATCTTCGATCCGGTGAGGATCGCCTGAAGGCTCTCCGGCGTCGTGATGAGCACGTCCGGCGGGTCGTCGGCCTGTTTCGACCGTTCATACTGGGTCGTGTCACCGTGCCGGACGGCGATCTCGAGGCCGAGCGCCTCGCCCCACCACTCCAGCCGGTCCATCATGTCGCGGTTGAGCGCCCGCAGCGGCGTGATGTACAGCGCCGCGATCCCCTCCGTCGCCCCGTCGTCGCCGACCGTCCCATCGCCGGCTGCCTCGTCCGCGCTCGCAGCGCGATCGCGAACGATCCGGTCGAAGACCGGCA
Proteins encoded:
- a CDS encoding DEAD/DEAH box helicase, whose product is MDAFARLGPAVREALSDRGFTKPTEPQRKAIPPIAAGRNALVLAPTGTGKTETAMLPVFDRIVRDRAASADEAAGDGTVGDDGATEGIAALYITPLRALNRDMMDRLEWWGEALGLEIAVRHGDTTQYERSKQADDPPDVLITTPESLQAILTGSKMRQALADVGHVVVDEVHELASAKRGAQLTIGLERLRALAGPVQRIGLSATVGSPEEVGRFLVGCGTRDPNRTGDREFAVVEVEAGTRVDFEVVSPEITAEDERLAGALATTEEIASHVRAIRDVVAANRSTLVFVNTRQTAEALGSRFKALSASDGDGNGTGTDGGSATDVSVEVHHGSLSSDVRVDVEDRFKAGDIDALICTSSMELGIDVGRVDHVVQYGSPREVARLLQRVGRAGHRSDRVSRGTVVTSDADDALEALAIARRGSVGAVEPANIQYGSLDTVANQVVGIVMDLGEVHARRAYRIVTSAYPFRELDEATFRAVVRELDGNRVLWLEEETDAIEKSGGSWQYFYANLSMIPDEATFEVYDLSSRRQIGTLDERFVLDFAGPGETFIQRGEMWRITDVDEEEERVNVSPIEDPGGEVPAWVGSEIPVPKPVAAEVGRIRAEAANRLANGAPPAAVARGLSERYPAGESTILDALEPIVDHVEADDPVPTDDRIVVEGLGRSVVVNAAFGHRINETLARLLSALIGQRTGSSVGMDVDPYRIELEVPSSIDPGTVIEILEETDPDHLASYLELALKNADTLAFTLAQVAAKFGTVKRYQEGSGRFGGGRLLAALEGTPVYEEAVREVFHQDLDVEGAATTLDRIRDGEIELVAARERTPIGSAGESSGREFLVPENADADVIETVRERIRDDRMLLCCLHCRNWTRRTPVRRIRDQPSCPECGSTRVAALNPWDEETVAAVRADEKDDEQERLTERAYRSASLVQSHGKRAVIAMAARGVGPHNAARIISKLREDEDEFYRDILKQEREYARTQSFWE
- a CDS encoding acylphosphatase, which encodes MTERSDDDRVRAHVHVSGHVQGVYYRATTRDTAREHGVDGWVKNLPDGRVEAVFEGPRSAVESMIEWCHEGSPRATVEDVAVTYEDPAGIEGFEIRR